Below is a genomic region from Helianthus annuus cultivar XRQ/B chromosome 2, HanXRQr2.0-SUNRISE, whole genome shotgun sequence.
ttttttttgttattttacgtttgaaacattgtaaaaatttatctttttgtttgttttaggtGTAAAACATTATAAATATTAATCTTGTGCTTAGAAGTAAAGttgtttgtttaataattgttGTCGTAGTGTTTATTATAATCATAtcacatatttatcgttttatAAAGTGGAAACTTCTTAATCATTATTAGtacgtttaactacaaactcgtaACGTAATCCGATGTGTATAACACTATTTAAAAAGTTACTAAACTTATTAAATGGTTTTCCGATTGCACcaaaaaattaacttttctatAGGGGCTATACGGGttgtataacattatacggcccgtatatttCAACACTAAAAAACTTTATCAAACCTGTGAAACAAAATTATGCAGGCCGTATAAAGTTATATTGCTTGTATATAATTGTATTCGGCTCGTATATatctatacgacccgtatatgtgtaaaacaaaaaaaaaatattccaCCACATTAAATTCTGTGCGTTAACATTCTATACGTGCTGTATAGACTTATACGGGCATATACTATTAGAGATTATTAGAGAtgtgaaaataaaattttagaagtATATAAATAATGGAACCCTTTAAAACATTGAGATCAACTAAGCAAAAATGGCAAAACACAGGACCTAACAAACCTTTAACTCATTAAATAACCAAACTTTCACATATTGATTTATTTATCGTTTGGTTCGCTTACAGTTACAGCAACTACCAGAGTTTATTTATGCAAAAGAACATCCAGTAACCTCTCAAACGGGTCAAGTTCAGAATCAGAAGCCTTTAGACCGAGAAACCGGGTGAGAAAGATAAGAATCTATCATTGTTCATCATTGTAACTCTAAAATATCACCAAATTCCAAAGTTTTGCTTTCTCATTGCTTCATCCTCATTAATTTCAATTCCATTAGCTGCTGTTCTCCTCAAATTTCCCAAAATTCTTCTTCATTTTTTACAATAATTTTGCCAGGTATGTCGTTAAAAGGGTTGATTGAACATTTTAATTTTATACATGTGCTTTTGGTCCTTAATTTGAGATGGCACTCTGATCGAAGGACCAAGAATTggaatttttttttagttttagaaATTTGCAGCTTTTTTCCACCAATATTTTGAGAGCTAACTGTGTACGTAAACGTCAAATTAGAGTTTTGCACTGAAGAATTTAGGGGTGTTCATATGAGAATTTCGACTGCCGAAACAAAAGAAAGTCGGTCGGTCAGTTTGGTCGGTTTGAATATACGCGGTTAGATGGCACTTGGAACCCGCTTTAATATATACACATAGACCGGTTATTGTACAAATTGTCTTAACGTACGCTGTGTACGAGATGCAGTACTAACATGCgatttttttaacatgcgattttggTTTTTTTTCAGCAACATGCGATTTTTCTTTTAAcattcgaatttttttttttttaacatgcgtatttttttttaacatgcgatatttggttttttttttcaacacgGGAGCTTTCCTCTCTGGGGATATAACATGCAAATTTGCCATAGCGTACATTTCGAACGTTAAGGTATTTTGTACGATacaatttctctctctctctatatctatatatatattaagaataatatttttatattatagagttaattgcctggatagtccctatggtttgccattttttcacgtttagtccccaccctTTCAAAATAGCATGcttgctccctgtggtttaacaaattgttactcggatagtccctacaCTAGATGGGGGTTAACTTTTGGTGTTAAATGGGTGTGAAATAAGTTGATGCAGAGTTATCTTTTCAAAGGTTAGGAGGTGGGAAAGTTGTAAAAGTTTTATGATTCTTTATTTACATAATTTGAGCTTCTTTTGGTGAGAATCTTCTTTCTATCTTTGCCTTTTCTTCTTTAAGCTTAATTCACTTTTTACATGTAAATCTTTAATTGTTCATGATCATACCATTATCAAATTCTAAATTCAAACTTTAATCTAAACATTTCAGATCAATATAAATGTCATTTCGCAGCCTCATTCGCGATCTAAGAGATGGAATTGGGAGTTTATCTAGACGCGGGTTTGAAGTAAAACTTTCTAGTCTTAACAAAAGTAAATCACAGAATTATGCTGATAAGTTGGACAGACACGATCACCCGTATTTTGAATCTTGTAGCGGTTGGGCAAATCTCCCGTCTGAACTGTTAAGTGATGTGATAAAGAGATTAGAAGCGAGTGAAAGTACATGGCCCGCGCGAAAAAATGTTGTTGCGTGTGCAGCAGTGTGTAGATCATGGAGGGAAATGTGCAAAGAAATCGTTGATTCCACGGAATCTTCAGGGAAGATTACATTTCCGGTCGCTTTGAAACAGGTAGATTGTTAATTAATCAGATGGTTTTGACTGTAGGGGtatgcatgggtcggtttggtttGGGCTGGTTTGTTTATGGGTTAAAACCGAACCTAAACGAGGTTCCGCTTTTTTGTATCTTCATACCTTATTAGTTTGGTTATAAACAGTTCCGTTTAATACGGATTAGTTAACCGTCTGCCCTAGACGTAGGTGTAAGTGGATTCAAGATGACTTGAGTTAGTAAATCCAGTTATATCTCGGGCGAAATAAAGTATTAGTAGTGTTTTTAATTTAAAAGGAGAATAAACGACAACTAATATGCTATTTATAAATATTATAACAAAACTGTAacatattatttataaaaaataaaagtatataaaggATGGTTTTAATGTACGTTCGGTTAGTTCAGTTATACACATAACTGAAACACTGGTTTTTCTCAATCAGCTTGGTTATTTCGGTTtggttttttttgtttatttacttaTGGTTAGATCATTCGATTTTTCTAGCTCACCCGTATATTTAAGTTATTATCGATGTTCAGTAACCCGACTAAATTACATTACAGCCAGGGCCTCGGGATACCACGATTCAGTGCTTCATTAAGAGGGATACATCGAATTTGACTTATTATCTTTATCTTTGTCTTGGCAGTGGTAAGTCTTCGCATTTCGTTTTATTTGAATAGTTCTTGAGATTTCTCTATCTTATTATCTTTATTATGTTCCTTTTTTTAATGTGAGTTCTTTAAATAATTGTATTTATAACGGTTTATCCGATTATTACAACTTCAAACAGTTTTGAGCACACCCAAACACTATCTACTATTATAAAAGTTTATACAAGTCTTCGTTATTAATTTAACGATACCAATATGCAACAGTTAAATGTCGAACAGATAATCCTGCTAACCTTACGGATCTAAGTACGTCTATGATAAAATTCTTGGCTGAACCGTACGGTTCTGAAAAAAAGAAAACCAAACCCGTGACCGGCCAAAATGATTCTGCTTGGTGATTTGAATGATGTCGTAGGTTCCAAGTTCCAAACCGTGAACCAAACTGTTATAAGATAAATCATGAACGCATGACTGCATGTTCCAAATAGAAAAAAGTTGAAAAACAATGGTCCTCGGCTCCAAGTTCCAAACCGTGAACCAAACTGTTAAACTCGGTTTTTCAAAACCATGCACTGAACCATATAAATCTCTAACTGGGCGATTTTCTTCAATTTGTGCGGTTCAGTCAAGTTTTAACAGTTTATGAACACCCGTAAATTGTAGCAGAATATAGTCAATATCTGGCAATAATATACCATTAATTTTGCGAAACTTGCAGCGTTGATGGTCGAAAACGGTAAATTTCTACTTTCTGCGAAACGAAAGTGGAGAAGTACATGTACAGAGTATATCATTTCAATGGCTGCAAATAACATATCAAGATCAAACGGCAGTTACTTTGGAAAAGTCAGGTAAATATATAATAACTTTTGCATATATTATACTATTTTGTAATGTCACACTTACAAAATCTATTACCTTTCAGATCAAATTTTCTCGGTACAAAGTTCATAATCTACGACTCCCAGCCGCCACAAACTGCCACAGCCCCTCCAGTCAGGTCAGGCTCTAGTCGTCGGTTTTCTAAACGAGTTTCGCCAAAGGTTCCATCAGGAAGCTTTAACATAGCCAAAGTTGCATACGAGTTAAACGTATTGGGAAAACATGGTCCGCGTAGGATGCACTGCATAATGCACACGATCCCCATCTCCGCCCTAGAGCCTGGTGGCACCAACCACCTCGTTCCACGATCATTTGACAACTCATTTCGTAGCATCTCATTCTCCAAATCGGTTGATGACCCAAGTG
It encodes:
- the LOC110915792 gene encoding tubby-like F-box protein 8; amino-acid sequence: MSFRSLIRDLRDGIGSLSRRGFEVKLSSLNKSKSQNYADKLDRHDHPYFESCSGWANLPSELLSDVIKRLEASESTWPARKNVVACAAVCRSWREMCKEIVDSTESSGKITFPVALKQPGPRDTTIQCFIKRDTSNLTYYLYLCLGSALMVENGKFLLSAKRKWRSTCTEYIISMAANNISRSNGSYFGKVRSNFLGTKFIIYDSQPPQTATAPPVRSGSSRRFSKRVSPKVPSGSFNIAKVAYELNVLGKHGPRRMHCIMHTIPISALEPGGTNHLVPRSFDNSFRSISFSKSVDDPSEFGSSRFSDIAGNGDRPKSMPLVLRSKEPRWHEELQCWCLNFKGRVTVASVKNFQLTAATTRPRRPQTAEAPSESGHDDVILQFGKVGKDIFTMDYMHPLSAFQAFAICLSSFDTKVACE